Within Legionella birminghamensis, the genomic segment CGAATCTTATTCAGAGCACCAGTTACAAAGCAGTTCATCAATCTTACTCCTGCAGATTGTCGATTTCCCGAACTCTTCATAGGCCTAACATGGGCCCCGCGGTCAACGCCGCGGGGATTCGAAAGAGCTGCACCGCGGGATTCGAAAGAAGCTGCACCGCGGGATTCAAAGGGGCGAAGCCCGCAGGGAATCGGGTGGTCGCCGTTGGATTCGTGTCATCTCCATTAAAATCCGGAAGACAGCGAAAACTGGAAGAATTGCTGCTCATCGCCAGGCTGCATGTTCAGAGGCTTGGCCAAACTAAATGCCAATGGGCCAAATGGCGAGCGCCATTCTACCGAAAGACCTGCTGAATATCGCATTGGGCCGTCTCCCCAACCCGCCAGAGCTAATGGTGTTCCACGGACAAATACATTACCTGCATCCACGAACGCCATGGTTCTGATATTGTCCCGACTCAAAGGATAAGGTAAAGCGATGCCTGCGCTGCCATTCACCAGGAAGTTCGCACCCATGGCATTTCCTACGGTATCTCTTGGGCCCAGTGAGTAGCTCTGATAGCCGCGAACCTGGCCAGGTTGGGCTATACCCCCTGCATAATAGTTTTCAAAAAATGGCAAGCCCTGGTTACTAAAACCATTACCATAAGCAATATTTCCCAAAAGGGAGAAAACAAAGCCATGCGTTAACGGATAATACATGTGCGCTGAGTAAGAGGTTTTATAATAATCCAGGGAATCTGATGTAGCAGGCAGGGCAAATAGCACACTGGCCTGTTGGTTCATACCCCTTGTAGGGAATGGCATCTGATCATAGGTATTACGGCTCCAGCCTGATGTCAGGCGAATCTCATTAAAGCTTCGTCCGTACATATTAACAAAGTTTTGAATCTGCTGTGCAGTACCCACCGATTTGATAAATAAATTCTGGAATCCATAACCGAATTGTACGCTGCTGTTCTCACTAAGCAGGACATTATAACTGACATCCCCTCCCACGCGATCGGAGGTGTAAGCACTAATATCCAGTTTGCCGGGATCAACTGTCTGGTAATAGAGATTAATCCCGCGTCCTACGCCAGTGTTGGTGTAGAAGGGATTATAATAACTCAGGTTATAATCCTGGCCATAATAACTCGCATTAAAGGAGAAGCCTACTGAACGCCCTGTTCCCATAAAGTTATGCTGGTTCACCGAGGCATTAAATTGCGGACCATTGGTTCCATAGCCAAGCGAAGCAGTCGCTTCAGCGGAAGGCGCTTCTTCCATCTGTACATCAAGGTCAACCTGATTGTTAGTACCCGGTACTGGTGTAGTCTTGATGTTAATATCTTTCAAATAGCTCAGTAACCGCAACTGCCGCTCTGATTCTTTAATATTATGGAGGGAAAGCAGTCCGCCCTCATTCTGGCGGATTACACTTCTTAATACATAGTCACCCGTTTTGGTATTGCCATGAAAATTAATACGTCGAACGTAAACATGACGGCCAGGTTCAATGACAAAAGTAATAAATACGGTTTTATCTGTTTCATCAATTCGCGGCTCTGCATTTATTGCGGGAAAGCCGTAACCAATATCACCCAATGCCAGGCCAATTGACGAAATACTTTCAGTGACCTTTTTACGGGAAAAAACATCGCCCTGCTTCACCTGAATCAGAGAGTCCAATTTCTCTTTCGGCAATATGGTTTTACCTGCTAATGCATAACCGGAGAAACGGTATTGCGGGCCTTCTTCTATATGAATATTGATATAAACATCTTTTTTGTCAGGCGAAAGCAAAACCTGAGAGGAGATCACTTCAAACTTCAGATAGCCTCTATCGAGATAAAATGAGCGGATGGACTCTAGCGAAGCATCCATCGCTGCTTTTGAATATTGATCTTTTTTACTGAAGTAAGTGAAAATGCCACTGGTGGACAGGGACATTTCGGCAAGTAATTCATTATCGGAAAAATCATGATTGCCAATGATTCGAATTTCCTTGATACGAGAAACTCGCCCCTCGGAAACAGTCACATTAATCGCCACACGGTTTTCAGTAAGCTGGGTCACTTGCGATTCAATACGGGCATTGTATCTGCCGCGGCCATTATAGGCCTGCTTTAATTCTTTCTCCAATCGCTCCAGGGATGAGCGCTGGAAAACACGGCCCTTGGCCAATCCCATCTGTTTGAGCAGCTCTTTCATCTTATCACTGGGTATTTCAGAGTTACCCGTGACGGTAATCGAGCCGATCGTTGCCCGCTCAACCACATTGACAATCAGGGTATTTCCCTGCCGCTCCAGGGATACTGATTGAAAAAAACCGGTATCATATAAGGAGCGAATAATTTCTCCAGTAGAAGAAGCATCGACTTCTTCACCTACCTGTACTGGTAAGTAATTAAGTACTGTTCCAACACTGACGCGTTGTAAGCCTACCACCTTAATATCTTTTACTATAAACCCGCCGGCTGCATGCAGTTGCACCGAAAGAGTAAGCATGGCGGAACAACAGATACCCAATACTATTTTTTTACTGACTTTATTCATTATTATTCTACGTCCAGTACTGCTTAAAAATTTGCCGACCAATGCTGTCTTATCGGCAGGCTTGGAGAAAACAATTGCACCCTTTTATCGGAACTGACCTTCCCTGTCAAGAATTGCATAGTTATCATTCTATAATGCAGGGCGCTATTTTAACCTGTCAGGCGAGAGAGATCATTAGTTAACGCTAAAAACATTAAAGTAACCAAAAAAGCTAAACCAATATAGAGACCAATTGTTCTGAATTCTTCAGACAATGGCTTTCTTGTGACCAGTTCAATCATATAGAAAAGCAGATGCCCGCCATCGAGCATAGGAACGGGCAAGAGATTTAATACGCCAAGACTTATACTGACTAAGGCCAGAAACGATAAATAATAAGCAATTCCACTGCGACCTGACTCTCCCGCCCCCTGGGCTATCCCTACCGGGCCGCTCAGCGTATCCAGACCTAATTGCCCGGTTACAAAACGTCCAATGAGGGAAAAGGTAGCACCGGTAAGTTCGACTGTTTGCTGCAGGGCGATTTTTAAAGCAGGAAGCGGCGCTTCTCTTTGCAAACGCAGCCATTGGGGCGGCCAGTTTACTTTTTCCGATTTAACCCCCAGAAATCCCTCACTTTGTCCCTCGTTATTTTTTGTACCAATCGTTACAGGAATTTCAAGCAATTTATCTTTTCTCAGCACTGACAACTGAAGAACCTGCCCCGGGTGATACCTGACAAACTCTACCAGAACTAACCAATCGCCCAACTTCTGCTTATCCATCGTCTGGATGCGATCGCCAACCTGAAGACCCGCCTGTTCAGCCGGTGAACCATTCATTACTTCACCAATCACAGGCGGAATGGATGGAATAAACGGCACAATCCCGAGGCTGCCCAGAAGATCAGGTTTTTTTGGATTAATTTCCCAGTTATGCAGGGATAACCACAGCGTTCTGTGCTGGCCATTGAGCATTGATTTTACCGTTAGAGAGACTTTTTCATCGCTTCCCACCAAAGGCATAAAGGCATATTGAAAATCCCTCCAGCTGGTAATTGGCCGGTCTTCCATGGCGATAATTTCTTCTTTCGCAGTCAGTCCGGCATGAGCCGCAGGGGTTCCCGGCTTTACGTCCTCAATCATCGGCGCCAGTGATTTGATTCCAATAATCAGGACAAGCCATAAGCAGACAAAAGCAAATAGCAGATTAAAAACAGGACCGGCCAGCACTATGGCGATACGCTGCCAAACGGATTTATTATTAAAAGCGAGGTGTTTTTCCTCAGGAAGCACTTCCCCTTCGCTTTCATCGAGCATTTTGACATAACCGCCTAAAGGCAGAAGGGACCAGGCATATTCCGTTCCCTTGCGGTCATGCCATTTGGCAATCACTTTTCCAAAGCCAAATGAAAACCGCAACACCTTGACGCCGCATAAACGGGCAACCCAGAAATGACCAAACTCATGAATGGTGATTAGCAGGAACAGGGCAAGAAAAAAATAAAGCAGCGTTAGTAACATAGCATTATCCAGACATCCAGAACCAGGCATAAAAAAATGGGGCTGCAGCAATCAGGCTATCCAGACGATCCAGAATACCGCCATGACCCGGAATTAAATGGCCGGTATCCTTTATATGCACTCGTCTTTTAAACATGCTGATAATTAAATCACCCACCAGCGAAATTAGAATGACTGACAAGGCCATTAGAAACCATCTAATGGGGTTGTCGGGTTTAAAATATGTATAACCCGCTACTGCAACGGCTAAAGCCAAACTTAACCCACCGCCCAGCCCTTCATAAGACTTGCCGGGACTCACTGCCGGAATTAATTTATGGCGCCCCCATTGCTTTCCGGCCATATAAGCGCCAATATCCGCTCCCCAAATCAGTAATAGAAGATAAACCACCAGGGCTTTTCCTTGTGGGAGAGCAAAAATATTTATCATACTTTGGCCAAACAAGGGTAATAACAGTATAGCTGAAAATGCAACTACGCCTGCTTTTCCCCAACAAGCCTGGGAAGTAGGAAATCTGAGCAACGCAGCAATTACTAATAACCAGGCAATCATTCCCGGAATTAACCAGACTTCATAGAAGAAATAACATAAAGCCAAAGCAGCAACTAAAATTGCAATAAATCCCAATTTCAAAGGGAAGGCCTTAACAGGTACCAGTTGCAGCCATTCCAAGCCGCATCCCAGCACTAGCAGAAAGATAACGGCAGCAAAAAACCAGTAATTTGCATAATACATACCTAACAAGACAAGAGGTGCCATTACCAGTATCGTTAACAAACGTTGTATAAACATTAGGCGTCCCCACTCACTTGTTCAGAAGTTTTACCATAGCGTCTTTGCCGCTGTTTAAAACTGTCAATTGCTTTTTCGAACTCCTCTCTGGAAAACTCAGGCCAGGAAATGGAAGGAAAATAAAGTTCGGTATAAGCCAGCTGCCAAAGAAAAAAATTGCTGATTCGAAATTCCCCGCTGGTTCTGATGAATAAATCAGGATCGGGTAATTTTCCGGTGTTAAGATAATTTGAGACTAAGCGTTCATTGATAGCTTCTTTGTCCAGCCTGCCGCAAGCAACTTCATCTGCAATGGATTGGACAGCCTGTACGATATCCCAGCGGCCACCATAATTGACGGCAATATTTAAAAGGAGCCTGTCATTTCCTGCTGTTAACTCTTCTGCCCTCTGCATCTGCTTGCGTAATTCATCAGAAAGATAACTTCTATCACCCAAAAATGAAAGACGTATACCATTTTCATGCAGTTCGGCGACTTCTTCATGCAATGCCTTTATGAATAATTGCATTAAAAAATCAATTTCAGGCTCTGGTCTTGACCAGTTTTCACTGCTGAAAGCGAAAAGGCTTAATATGGCAACTCCCTTTTCCAGACAACATTTAATCACAGTTTTTACACTATCTACGCCAGCACGATGCCCTTCTACGCGGTTCAGCCCGCGCTGCTGCGCCCAGCGTCCATTACCGTCCATTACGATAGCTATATGTTGAGGTACCTTATTGTTCAAGCTCGCTCACCTTAATATCGCAGAAACAAGAGTTATAATTGGCCGATAGTCTAACTGCTTTATGGGAAAATATTAAGAGCTTTGGTAAACTGGCTGAGCAAAAACATGAGGAGCGTTAAGACAATGAATAAAACAATAGCTGTCATTCTGGGTACAGGGCTTGGCCTGACCTCAACCGTATCGCTGGCTCAGGCTTTCCAGACTACTTCCCTGCCGCAAGGCTATAAAAATACCCTGATCGCCGATTCCTCTACCCCAGACGATGCACAAACAACTACCAATGATGGGAAAGACGATAAAAAAGGCGAAGGAAAATGTGCCGCCGGTAAATGCGGTGCAGGTAAATGCGGTTCTTCCAGTTAATTGAAAACCTATGCAAAACGCATTGATAAACGGTACGGGGCTTGGTCTGCGTACCGCTTTTCTAAAGGAGTTGGTTGACACAAATGAAGTGCCTTTTGATTTTCTTGAGTTAGCGCCTGAAAACTGGCTGGGAATTGGCGGATGGCGAGCCCATGCCCTTCGTAAACTGAGTGAGCGCTTTCCTCTGAGCGCCCATGGCCTGAGTCTTTCCATTGGCGGGATGAATCCTTTTGATACCCGGTTTCTTAAGCAGTTACGGCAGTTTTTCAAAGAGTACGGTATTCAGCAATACACCGAACATTTGAGTTATTGCACGGATGCCCAGGGTTATCTTTACGAACTTCTGCCCTTGCCTTTTACTGAAGAAGCAGTAAGGCATGTCAGCAGCAGGATCCGCTATGTGCAGGATTATCTGGGGATGCGGATTGCCTTTGAAAACTCAAGCTATTACTACCTCGCTGCTCAGGAAATGTCGGAGATTGAATTTATTAATGCGGTGATTGCTGAATCAGATTGCGATTTACTACTGGATATCAATAACCTTTATGTAAACAGCATCAATCATCATTATCAGGCCGAAGACTTCATCAGCGCTCTTCCTGCTCATAGAATTCAGCTGGTCCATATCGCTGGCCATGAACAAACGGGAAGCAATTTACTCATTGATACACACGGCAGCCCCGTATGTTCCGAGGTTTGGGCGCTTCTGCAAAGTCTATATCAGTCGAAAGCTGCCGTTCCCACCCTATTGGAATGGGATCAGAATATACCGCCCCTGACTGAGCTTATGCTTGAAGTTCAAGCGATAAAAGTATTGCAGGCTAATCGATGAATCCTTCGCTAAATCATCTACAGACAGCGTTTACCACATCGCTTAGACAGGCAGATAAACCGGGCTTTTATCAGCATCTCGTTTTTATGAGCTTTTGCGATTTGATCAATCCCTGTTTTCCAGTGTCCAGATCCATTATACCTGCCATTTTTTGGGAGGAATTAATCCGCAGCTTCATTCGCAGCTATCCAGTAACCACGCCGTTGTTCCATCAAATCCCTGGCGAATTTGTTAATTTTCTATATGAAACAAACAGCGTGAATTACCCCTTTCTGGCAGAACTGGCCCACTATGAATGGATGGAACTGGTCATTGAGCTAGCTCAGGATGAAAAAGAGACTGTAAACTCCCCATTGGATCCGCTGACAGCCATCCTGCGCTTTAGCAGTGCTGCCAGCATGCAGCATTATCATTACCCTGTGGAGCAAATCAGCGTCAATTACTTGCCTGAAGAACAGAACGAATCTTTCCTAATTATCTGGCGAAACCAGGATTATATAGTCGAGTTTATGAAGATCACTGACTTTATCTATCATTTACTAAGGCATATGACCGAAAACAAAATATCAGCATCTGAGGCCCTGGATTTGCCCAGTAATCCGCAGCGGGAAGAATTAACAACGCTCTGCGAGGCCTTAATAAAACAGCTGACGGGCAAACAAATTTTAATTCCGCTCATGATATGATACCAGACAAGAATATTATTATAAGATTGACTTATACCATTAAGCGGGTGTATTCTAATCCCAGCTTGAAAATGTCTATTTTATACTCTCAAATTGTCGTTTTATTCATTTAATCCCTCATTCGTTAGTTCTTAATTTTTGATCTGTTCCGGCTAAATTTCGCCTTTGCAGGCATTAAAATAAACTTAAGGATACTTATGTCTAAAACAGTAAATGGAGTCGTTAAATGGTTCAACGAATCTAAAGGATTTGGTTTTATTGAGCAAGAAGCAGGCCCGGATGTATTTGCTCATTTTAAAGAAATTTTAGGTTCTGGCTTCAAAACCCTCGCAGAAGGTCAGCGGGTACAATTCATTGTATCGCAAGGAGCCAAGGGTCTTCAAGCACAAAATATAATGGCCATTTAGGCCAATTTTAAACCACTACATCGTCTGAAGTTGTAGTGGTTACGTCGTCGTTGCTGTAAATCTTACTACAGCAACGCCGTCTTCTATTTCTATATAGTTTCTATTTGCGCCAAGCGGTAAAAAATACTCATGTACATTAATTGTACAATACATTATAATTGCAGAATTGTAGTATTGGGGTAATAAACAATGAGTCTAGCAAAAGAAACTGTCGATTTTATAATTAAAAATAAACGTAAAATTCATTCAGAAAGCGAAATCTTTATTTCAAGATTTGAGCAAACAGAAATAACCTCTGATTTACTTAAAGAAATTTTGCAGGAACTTACAGTCCGTGACTACGAAGTCTACCAACAATTATTTCTAAATAAAGCCATCTTGCCAGTAATTCTCAATAAATTTAACGAGGAAGATCGATATACCTTACTCACACAAGGATATGAAGACTTCTCACTTGTTGTTCTACAAGAATTACCTCTTATTCACCAGCTTTGTGTAAATCCCGCATTATTAGAAATTGCCTTAAATACCTTTTCACCTTCCAAACGTAGTGAGATAGCTCAATTTAAAACCGAATTTTATGCTCCTTTTTCAAGTTTACTCCAAACGGCCTGCCACAATAAGAAAAGTTTGAAAAAGTTATTAGATAATATAGAGAATGATGACCAGCGATTTAATGCAATTTCAAATTTATTTTCTGACCTTTATTCTTCTTTTTTAAGCTCTAAAGATGAAGACGATTCTTTCATATTAGGCCGGGAGACATTTCAACTCTGTTTAGATTGTGTCAGTCCTGATAGACGAAAGAACTTACTGACCTCCCTTGATGAAAAGGGTTTTTCAGCACTAGCATATACAGCACTGGATTCTGAGTTGTTAACCATAGCATTGTCCCTCTTTTCTGAAGAAGAGCAAACACAACTGCCCGCACAAATCCCCTGTTTACTCGAAGCAGCAGTATTGGCGCATCAGGCTGAACCTTTGACAATTATTTTAGAATTAATTGATAGTCAACAGCGCTTGGCTGCATTAGAGAATAAAGATAATGAGAATAAAAGCTGTTTAGATAAATTAGTTGGTGATACTAAAATACTTATTAAAGATTTGTTACGTGGACGTCAGGATTTGCATGAAAACCTTAAAGAAAAGTTAGGAATAATTTTTGATAAAGTTCCACCAGAACAGCGCCATAACCTATTTATTACAAGAATAGGAAATCCTAACCCAAGTCAGGTTTTTAATTACCTTGTGGATTTTGGGTGGTATTTTTGTATTCAAATATTACAAAAAATTCCAGCTGTTAGCCATCGTACACTTATAGAAGATCTTCATCGAACTGTTAAAGTTGTTCCAATCGCCACACAAGAGTTCATTGATATTTTAAAATTATACCCAGAGAACAACAGATTTAGCCTGATTATGGCGGAGGGGGTTTTCTGTATAGATCATGTATGTGATCTGACTTCCAGTCGTCAAGCTGGAGATTTACTGCTGCAGTTAATTGCTATTATACCTGCCGCCGATCGCCTAAGCTTAATGATTCATCATGTCATTTATATTGAAGACCACAATGTTGTAAATGTTACCTGGTTATCTTATGTCTGCTTTCGAAATCCGGCGATTATGGGACAAGTTTTTGCGCAACTCGATGCTAAAGACATGCATACTTTGATTGAAAAAAATCGTTCTGTTTTTATTGAGTTGAAAAAACGATCTCCTGCGCGATATGAAGAGGCATTGAGTTTTCTTAATGCGACTGACAAATTACATATTGAACAGGAAGTAGCGCAAGCGGAAGAGAGTGAAACTTCAGCTCAATCAGCTCCTGATACGGCTGTTCCCCAGACATTAGCAGCTGAAAACCCTAATGATGAAAACATACAACCTTCACTAATAAATACACAGTCGCCTGATCTACGTAATTTAGAGTCCTTACTTTCTGTTTTGATTAACAATATTGAACAAGGTTTAAATGGTAGAAAAACAAAGGGGGAAGGCTCTGTTAAAGTCAAAGAATTATCTGACATCAAAAATAAATTATCGGATAAGATAGAGACTACTGAGCAGACTCTGGCAGGTATTGAAAAGATATGTGCAAAGAACAGGAACTGGTGGCATTTTTTTGGTCAACCACATAGTGTTAAAGAATTAGAGAAGTTGCAAGAAACCCATGGGTTTAAAGCTGCACCTCGTTAATAGTTTTATAATTATGATAAAGATGGTCAGGGCTGGGTGGATGGACCCGGTCGCAGCCATAGCTATCGACACAAATGCAGTCGAATCCCCGCGGCTGCGATCGCGGGGCCCATGTTTGGTGGCCGAACATACTCTTCAGAGGAATCCAAGGTTGCCGTAAATAGCAAAAGCAGTTAGGAACAAGTCTTTCAAACTTACCCTAAATTAGCAAAAACCAATATTCTAAATAGGCTTCGTGTGAGCCCCGCGGTCGCAGCCGCGAGGATTCGAGACAGTTCGCCCGAAAGGCTCGCTAGTACCGTCCCTCAATTTCCCCGATCTGAATCGCAGCTTTCCTACTCTCCTCATTGAGAGGAGTATTAAACCAGGAAGTGAGAATTTCCTTTGCCAAATCCTGCGTTAACAGTCGATTGGATAAAGCAAGCACATTGGCATTATTCCATAGCCGTGCACCAGCAGCAGTTTGCGCATCGGTACAGAGCGCTGCCCGGATCCCAGGCAGTTTATTGGCAACGATAGAGGTGCCAGTACCCGTCCAGCAAAAGAAAATACCTTCCTGGCAAATACCTTGACTGATTGCCCTGGCCGCTTCCTCGGTGGCGGTAATCCAGGGCTCATTTTTACGCGATTTAACTGCGCCAAAGAGCAGCACCTCATGGCCGGAATGCTTTAATTGCTCTACCACAAAGTCATTCACCGGATAAAGCTCATCGCTGCAAACTGCTATTTTCATTTGTTTAACCTCAAACAGATTTACTTAACCCAATCAAACCCGGCATCTATCCAGCCTTGCGAGCCGGTATCTAAAGAATAAACATGTTGATAACCCATTCCCTGCAGATTATCCGCAACCAGGGCACAACGGAAACCGCCGCTGCAATAAACCACTATTGCTGCCTTTAAATCCGGAATTTGCTTTTCAATATCGCGCTCAATAATACCCTTAGCCAAATGGATAGCACCAGGAATATGGCCATTAGCCCACTCACTGTCTTCACGTACATCAATCAGATGGAAGGATTCTTTACGATCCATTTTTTCTTTTAACGTCTGTGGCGATATTTCACGAATGCGTTGTTTTGCCTCTGTCACTATCTTTAAAAATCCGGGTGAATGTTGTTTCATAGGTATCCTTAGTATGAACCTTGCAAATTAAAGGACGAATATCGTCTTAAAATCACTAAAAAAAGCCTGGCAATTCCTCATTGAATACTCGCCTAAACCTGGTTGATAAGTATATACTTAGTCAGCAAATCTTTCCTGCACAAAGATTTTACATTATTACAAACCCATAGCCGGAGTTACCCCATGCAACAAAGAAAACCATTAGTGCTAATGATTCTTGACGGCTGGGGACATAGCTGCAGCGACGAGCATAATGCGATTGCTGCAGCCCGCACACCTCAGTGGGATGACTGGTGGGCGCATCAACCGCATATTCTGCTGAATGCCTCTGGCCAGGTTGTTGGCTTGCCTGATGACCAAATGGGTAACTCGGAAGTCGGACATATGCATATTGGCGCAGGCCGGCTGATTTATCAGGATTTAACCCGTATTAACCGTGCGATTGAAACGGGCGAATTTGAACAGAATGAATTGTTTCTTGATATCCTCGCACAACTGAAACAAGAAGGCAAAGCCTTGCATGTAATGG encodes:
- the bamA gene encoding outer membrane protein assembly factor BamA; amino-acid sequence: MNKVSKKIVLGICCSAMLTLSVQLHAAGGFIVKDIKVVGLQRVSVGTVLNYLPVQVGEEVDASSTGEIIRSLYDTGFFQSVSLERQGNTLIVNVVERATIGSITVTGNSEIPSDKMKELLKQMGLAKGRVFQRSSLERLEKELKQAYNGRGRYNARIESQVTQLTENRVAINVTVSEGRVSRIKEIRIIGNHDFSDNELLAEMSLSTSGIFTYFSKKDQYSKAAMDASLESIRSFYLDRGYLKFEVISSQVLLSPDKKDVYINIHIEEGPQYRFSGYALAGKTILPKEKLDSLIQVKQGDVFSRKKVTESISSIGLALGDIGYGFPAINAEPRIDETDKTVFITFVIEPGRHVYVRRINFHGNTKTGDYVLRSVIRQNEGGLLSLHNIKESERQLRLLSYLKDINIKTTPVPGTNNQVDLDVQMEEAPSAEATASLGYGTNGPQFNASVNQHNFMGTGRSVGFSFNASYYGQDYNLSYYNPFYTNTGVGRGINLYYQTVDPGKLDISAYTSDRVGGDVSYNVLLSENSSVQFGYGFQNLFIKSVGTAQQIQNFVNMYGRSFNEIRLTSGWSRNTYDQMPFPTRGMNQQASVLFALPATSDSLDYYKTSYSAHMYYPLTHGFVFSLLGNIAYGNGFSNQGLPFFENYYAGGIAQPGQVRGYQSYSLGPRDTVGNAMGANFLVNGSAGIALPYPLSRDNIRTMAFVDAGNVFVRGTPLALAGWGDGPMRYSAGLSVEWRSPFGPLAFSLAKPLNMQPGDEQQFFQFSLSSGF
- the rseP gene encoding RIP metalloprotease RseP, with amino-acid sequence MLLTLLYFFLALFLLITIHEFGHFWVARLCGVKVLRFSFGFGKVIAKWHDRKGTEYAWSLLPLGGYVKMLDESEGEVLPEEKHLAFNNKSVWQRIAIVLAGPVFNLLFAFVCLWLVLIIGIKSLAPMIEDVKPGTPAAHAGLTAKEEIIAMEDRPITSWRDFQYAFMPLVGSDEKVSLTVKSMLNGQHRTLWLSLHNWEINPKKPDLLGSLGIVPFIPSIPPVIGEVMNGSPAEQAGLQVGDRIQTMDKQKLGDWLVLVEFVRYHPGQVLQLSVLRKDKLLEIPVTIGTKNNEGQSEGFLGVKSEKVNWPPQWLRLQREAPLPALKIALQQTVELTGATFSLIGRFVTGQLGLDTLSGPVGIAQGAGESGRSGIAYYLSFLALVSISLGVLNLLPVPMLDGGHLLFYMIELVTRKPLSEEFRTIGLYIGLAFLVTLMFLALTNDLSRLTG
- a CDS encoding phosphatidate cytidylyltransferase yields the protein MFIQRLLTILVMAPLVLLGMYYANYWFFAAVIFLLVLGCGLEWLQLVPVKAFPLKLGFIAILVAALALCYFFYEVWLIPGMIAWLLVIAALLRFPTSQACWGKAGVVAFSAILLLPLFGQSMINIFALPQGKALVVYLLLLIWGADIGAYMAGKQWGRHKLIPAVSPGKSYEGLGGGLSLALAVAVAGYTYFKPDNPIRWFLMALSVILISLVGDLIISMFKRRVHIKDTGHLIPGHGGILDRLDSLIAAAPFFYAWFWMSG
- a CDS encoding isoprenyl transferase, giving the protein MNNKVPQHIAIVMDGNGRWAQQRGLNRVEGHRAGVDSVKTVIKCCLEKGVAILSLFAFSSENWSRPEPEIDFLMQLFIKALHEEVAELHENGIRLSFLGDRSYLSDELRKQMQRAEELTAGNDRLLLNIAVNYGGRWDIVQAVQSIADEVACGRLDKEAINERLVSNYLNTGKLPDPDLFIRTSGEFRISNFFLWQLAYTELYFPSISWPEFSREEFEKAIDSFKQRQRRYGKTSEQVSGDA
- a CDS encoding DUF692 domain-containing protein, which produces MQNALINGTGLGLRTAFLKELVDTNEVPFDFLELAPENWLGIGGWRAHALRKLSERFPLSAHGLSLSIGGMNPFDTRFLKQLRQFFKEYGIQQYTEHLSYCTDAQGYLYELLPLPFTEEAVRHVSSRIRYVQDYLGMRIAFENSSYYYLAAQEMSEIEFINAVIAESDCDLLLDINNLYVNSINHHYQAEDFISALPAHRIQLVHIAGHEQTGSNLLIDTHGSPVCSEVWALLQSLYQSKAAVPTLLEWDQNIPPLTELMLEVQAIKVLQANR
- a CDS encoding DNA-binding domain-containing protein, with translation MNPSLNHLQTAFTTSLRQADKPGFYQHLVFMSFCDLINPCFPVSRSIIPAIFWEELIRSFIRSYPVTTPLFHQIPGEFVNFLYETNSVNYPFLAELAHYEWMELVIELAQDEKETVNSPLDPLTAILRFSSAASMQHYHYPVEQISVNYLPEEQNESFLIIWRNQDYIVEFMKITDFIYHLLRHMTENKISASEALDLPSNPQREELTTLCEALIKQLTGKQILIPLMI
- a CDS encoding cold-shock protein — translated: MSKTVNGVVKWFNESKGFGFIEQEAGPDVFAHFKEILGSGFKTLAEGQRVQFIVSQGAKGLQAQNIMAI
- a CDS encoding RpiB/LacA/LacB family sugar-phosphate isomerase, which encodes MKIAVCSDELYPVNDFVVEQLKHSGHEVLLFGAVKSRKNEPWITATEEAARAISQGICQEGIFFCWTGTGTSIVANKLPGIRAALCTDAQTAAGARLWNNANVLALSNRLLTQDLAKEILTSWFNTPLNEESRKAAIQIGEIEGRY
- a CDS encoding rhodanese-like domain-containing protein; the encoded protein is MKQHSPGFLKIVTEAKQRIREISPQTLKEKMDRKESFHLIDVREDSEWANGHIPGAIHLAKGIIERDIEKQIPDLKAAIVVYCSGGFRCALVADNLQGMGYQHVYSLDTGSQGWIDAGFDWVK